One part of the Laspinema palackyanum D2c genome encodes these proteins:
- a CDS encoding Rab family GTPase → MSTISKKICMIGDFGVGKTSLIRRFVDREFSDQYLSTVGVKISRKPLQVEKEPGAEPIGMQLLIWDLEGHTKFKAIAPSYLQGSGGALIVADVTRIETIERVAEHIQLFASVNPKGALMVALNKADLVEPEKITKLKELSHEVISGVSPGSALVLGVYSTSARTGEFVDEIFHKLALQTLVKT, encoded by the coding sequence ATGTCAACTATTTCTAAGAAAATCTGCATGATTGGGGATTTCGGGGTCGGAAAAACCAGTTTAATTCGCCGCTTTGTGGATCGGGAATTTAGTGATCAATATCTTTCAACCGTGGGGGTAAAAATTTCTCGAAAACCCCTACAAGTGGAAAAAGAACCAGGCGCTGAACCAATTGGGATGCAGTTATTGATTTGGGATTTGGAAGGTCACACCAAATTTAAGGCGATCGCCCCCTCCTATCTCCAAGGATCCGGTGGCGCTTTAATCGTCGCCGATGTCACCCGAATCGAAACTATCGAACGAGTGGCGGAACATATTCAGCTATTTGCCTCCGTCAATCCCAAAGGTGCCTTGATGGTAGCCTTAAATAAAGCCGACCTCGTAGAACCGGAAAAAATCACCAAACTCAAGGAATTATCTCACGAAGTTATATCCGGCGTTTCTCCGGGCTCAGCGTTGGTGTTAGGCGTTTATTCCACCTCTGCCCGTACTGGAGAATTTGTGGATGAAATTTTCCATAAGTTGGCCCTTCAAACCCTCGTCAAAACTTAA
- a CDS encoding two-component system response regulator, with amino-acid sequence MKKKILIVEDENSFRKTVIKILSSEGFEAIGAENGNTGVKLAQTEQPDLILCDIMMPGLDGYEVLTILQQDPTTAMIPFICLTAQEDRSSMRRGMELGASDYLTKPFTRTELMVAISTQIAKRERLKQEQNQALEEAIAQLNALVYYDSLTNLPNRLMLRDRFERTLASNPDQPCFIPIAILSLDQLNRFNNTLGTDYSDLLLQAVTERTLRYVGPKGTVARLNSEQLALILPPLTEKPQVEETARRILGLFSTFFSILSDEVFLTSSIGIALYPDDGQEIDSLLKGANLAMHQAKEQGGNCYQLYTSAIEEKSYDRLMLEMSLRQALDRNEFILYYQPQVHLQTGQIVAAEALIRWLHPDRGLISPAEFIPLAEETGLIVRLDEWVLQNACEQAKIWQQTGHQLTIAVNLSGLQFNQPGLTQRVIHIIRESQVNPCHVEIELTESALVQNPELAICILRDLKDFSLQLSLDDFGTGYSSLSYLQQFPFDTLKIDRSFVRDLLTSSKNAAIINAIIQLAGQLNLKVIAEGVETAEQYDFLRKHNCDLIQGYYFSPPLAVADFEALLSEQRHHSSVVKDL; translated from the coding sequence ATGAAAAAGAAAATACTGATTGTCGAAGATGAAAATTCATTTCGCAAAACCGTCATCAAAATCCTGAGTTCGGAAGGGTTTGAAGCCATTGGTGCAGAAAATGGCAACACTGGGGTAAAATTGGCGCAAACGGAACAGCCGGATTTAATTTTGTGCGATATTATGATGCCTGGGCTGGATGGTTATGAAGTGTTGACCATCCTGCAACAGGACCCCACCACGGCGATGATCCCGTTTATCTGTTTAACCGCTCAGGAGGACCGTTCCTCTATGCGCCGAGGGATGGAACTCGGAGCGAGTGATTATCTGACGAAACCCTTTACTCGAACGGAACTGATGGTGGCGATCTCCACCCAAATCGCCAAACGGGAACGTCTGAAGCAGGAACAGAATCAAGCCCTCGAAGAGGCGATCGCCCAACTCAACGCCCTCGTTTATTACGACAGCTTAACCAATCTCCCCAATCGCTTAATGTTGCGCGATCGCTTCGAGCGCACCCTCGCCTCCAACCCGGATCAACCCTGCTTCATCCCCATTGCCATCCTGAGTTTAGACCAGCTCAACCGCTTCAACAATACCCTCGGCACCGACTACAGCGACTTATTACTCCAAGCCGTAACTGAGCGGACCCTGCGCTATGTGGGACCCAAAGGGACCGTCGCCCGGTTAAACAGTGAGCAACTGGCCCTAATTCTACCCCCCTTGACGGAAAAACCCCAAGTTGAAGAAACAGCGCGCCGCATCCTCGGCCTATTTTCTACCTTTTTTAGCATCTTAAGCGACGAAGTATTTCTCACCAGTAGCATTGGTATCGCCCTCTATCCCGATGATGGTCAAGAAATTGATAGCTTGCTCAAAGGAGCTAACTTGGCGATGCACCAAGCCAAAGAACAAGGCGGAAATTGTTATCAACTTTACACCTCCGCCATTGAAGAGAAATCTTACGATCGCCTCATGCTAGAAATGAGCTTGCGGCAGGCATTAGACCGCAATGAATTCATCCTTTACTATCAACCCCAAGTTCACTTACAAACCGGCCAAATTGTCGCCGCCGAAGCCTTAATCCGCTGGCTACACCCCGACCGAGGCTTAATTTCTCCCGCCGAATTTATTCCCCTAGCTGAAGAAACCGGGCTGATTGTGCGCCTGGATGAATGGGTCTTGCAGAATGCTTGCGAACAAGCCAAAATCTGGCAACAGACGGGACATCAACTCACCATTGCTGTCAATTTATCCGGACTGCAATTTAATCAACCCGGTTTAACTCAGCGTGTCATTCATATTATCCGAGAAAGCCAAGTCAATCCCTGTCATGTGGAAATTGAACTCACTGAGAGTGCCCTTGTCCAAAATCCGGAACTCGCCATCTGCATCCTCAGAGACCTCAAAGACTTCTCCCTCCAACTTTCCCTAGATGATTTTGGAACCGGCTATTCGAGCTTAAGTTATTTGCAACAATTCCCCTTCGATACCCTCAAAATAGACCGTTCTTTTGTCAGAGACTTGCTCACTAGCTCTAAAAATGCCGCCATTATCAATGCCATCATTCAACTCGCCGGACAGCTTAACCTAAAAGTGATTGCCGAAGGGGTAGAAACCGCAGAACAATATGATTTTCTCCGAAAACATAACTGTGATTTAATCCAAGGCTATTACTTTAGTCCCCCCCTAGCCGTGGCCGACTTTGAAGCCCTGTTAAGCGAACAACGGCATCATTCATCCGTTGTCAAAGACCTCTAA
- a CDS encoding hybrid sensor histidine kinase/response regulator, with protein MNPILNKLLTPRQMEYLGVDGDWYIIEASAGAMKFASGGARVGVGEDIRCGFPELIGLEEVFRAIVQGQREGFEIKGITRIIESGNPLYFDLYLIADPTLSETEERRSLILLENTTETMVLKQELVQRINEANLLLSTLEAAKSYTDKIITSMADALLVTDRRGRIQNVNPAAVNLFGYSEDSQLIGQPISLLIENEAILPPNRDNPPQNSSHELALFTTAEGICRTKQGESIIVSFSIAAIGTELDDYGDVVYIGRDITERQRATTELERARREAEQASTAKSYFLANMSHEIRTPMNAVLGMTGLLLETPLTAEQRDFIDTIRTSGDALLTLIDEILDLSKLEAGEMHLEHLDFNLATSVEEVIDLLAPQAHLKSVEVASFIEEELPLWLRGDSSRLRQILTNLIGNAIKFTDKGYVVLQVERVTETPYSTTLLFSVIDTGIGIAPQNQSQLFQPFSQVDSSTTREYGGTGLGLAICQQLVTLMGGEIGVESRESEGSHFWFKVPFEKAEISIDKLSVPPEIAGLSLLVVANREVVRMVIRDRVTRWGIQVEETENATALEFLQSQWEEGIEYDIIVIDLEMPQIAGIALAEQIKQDSRFASIPLIAIAATHQRNLVKTALNSGFGECQIKPIKPARFLEVICRAAGLSVAIEPERVSYPKDKINREQTPIKILLAEDNPVNQKVAIKQLELLGYQADIANQGEEALKLWQAHGYHIILMDCQMPVLDGYQVTGEIRRLEQGSGDSPVRNPQHTVIIAMTAHAMKEDREKCLAAGMDDYISKPVCPEQLQAILSKWVNQLSGARVSFEPVDAGDRSSGDQILDLERLERISQGDSVFRKELLETFIEELQTHLVSLQSVFLEDLATLKQEAHYIKGASGNVGAQKICSIAAQLERDAKQGKTDNLSDLFAQLTEAYQAFVIFVERAWENEPLL; from the coding sequence ATGAATCCGATTCTCAATAAACTACTCACTCCTCGCCAGATGGAGTACCTAGGCGTCGATGGCGACTGGTACATAATTGAGGCATCTGCTGGCGCGATGAAATTTGCATCCGGGGGCGCTAGAGTCGGGGTGGGAGAGGATATCCGCTGCGGGTTTCCCGAACTCATCGGCCTCGAAGAGGTATTCCGGGCGATCGTTCAAGGACAACGGGAAGGGTTTGAAATCAAAGGTATTACCCGGATTATAGAATCGGGCAACCCGCTTTATTTCGACCTGTACTTGATAGCGGACCCGACCCTATCTGAAACCGAGGAACGGCGATCGCTCATTCTTTTAGAAAATACCACGGAAACGATGGTATTAAAACAAGAATTGGTGCAACGCATCAATGAAGCTAACCTGCTCCTTTCTACCCTAGAGGCAGCCAAATCCTACACGGATAAAATCATCACCTCAATGGCCGATGCCTTGTTGGTGACCGATCGCCGGGGTCGGATTCAAAATGTCAATCCCGCTGCCGTTAATTTATTTGGGTATTCCGAGGATTCGCAACTGATTGGTCAGCCGATTTCCCTGTTGATTGAAAACGAGGCAATCCTCCCCCCGAACCGAGATAACCCTCCCCAAAATTCATCCCATGAACTAGCCCTGTTCACAACGGCTGAAGGCATTTGTCGGACGAAACAAGGAGAAAGTATCATTGTTTCCTTCTCCATTGCCGCTATTGGCACGGAACTCGATGATTATGGCGATGTAGTTTATATTGGCCGAGACATTACCGAGCGTCAACGGGCCACGACAGAACTTGAGCGCGCCCGTCGAGAAGCGGAACAGGCTTCTACGGCCAAAAGTTACTTTTTAGCCAATATGAGTCATGAAATTCGGACGCCGATGAATGCCGTATTGGGAATGACTGGGTTATTATTAGAAACGCCTTTAACTGCGGAACAACGTGACTTTATCGACACAATTCGCACCAGTGGAGATGCCCTCTTAACTTTGATTGATGAAATTTTAGACCTTTCCAAACTCGAAGCGGGAGAAATGCACTTAGAACACTTAGATTTCAACCTAGCAACGAGCGTGGAAGAGGTCATTGATTTATTGGCCCCCCAAGCCCATTTAAAATCCGTAGAAGTGGCCTCATTTATCGAGGAAGAACTACCCCTCTGGTTAAGGGGCGATAGCTCGCGGTTGCGGCAAATTCTCACGAATCTGATTGGCAATGCGATTAAGTTTACTGACAAAGGATATGTAGTCCTGCAAGTCGAACGGGTGACAGAAACTCCCTATTCAACGACCCTGTTGTTCTCGGTGATTGATACGGGGATTGGAATTGCGCCCCAAAACCAAAGTCAGCTCTTTCAACCCTTTTCCCAAGTGGATTCATCGACGACTCGGGAATATGGAGGAACGGGGTTGGGACTGGCGATTTGCCAACAGTTAGTGACCCTGATGGGGGGAGAGATTGGCGTAGAAAGTCGGGAATCAGAAGGGTCACATTTTTGGTTTAAAGTTCCGTTTGAAAAGGCAGAGATTTCTATTGATAAGCTATCAGTACCCCCGGAGATAGCGGGCCTCTCTTTGTTGGTGGTAGCCAACAGGGAAGTGGTGCGAATGGTGATTCGCGATCGCGTCACCCGTTGGGGAATCCAAGTGGAGGAAACTGAGAATGCCACGGCATTAGAGTTCTTGCAAAGTCAATGGGAGGAAGGCATAGAGTATGATATAATTGTTATTGATTTAGAAATGCCGCAGATCGCGGGAATTGCTTTAGCTGAACAAATTAAACAGGATTCTCGATTTGCCAGCATTCCTTTGATTGCGATCGCCGCCACTCATCAGCGCAATCTCGTCAAAACGGCCTTAAACAGTGGCTTTGGTGAATGCCAGATTAAACCCATTAAACCCGCACGATTTTTAGAAGTCATTTGTCGCGCAGCGGGTCTATCGGTAGCCATAGAACCGGAGCGGGTTTCCTATCCCAAAGATAAAATTAACAGGGAACAAACTCCGATTAAAATTCTTTTGGCTGAAGATAATCCGGTCAATCAAAAAGTGGCCATTAAACAACTAGAGCTATTAGGATATCAAGCCGATATTGCTAATCAGGGTGAAGAAGCTCTGAAATTGTGGCAGGCTCATGGTTATCACATCATTTTGATGGATTGTCAAATGCCGGTCCTTGACGGATATCAAGTCACTGGAGAGATCCGCCGCCTAGAACAGGGAAGCGGGGATTCTCCAGTGCGTAACCCCCAGCATACCGTGATCATCGCCATGACGGCTCATGCGATGAAGGAGGACCGGGAAAAATGTTTAGCCGCAGGAATGGATGATTATATTAGTAAGCCAGTTTGTCCGGAACAACTTCAGGCTATACTATCGAAATGGGTCAATCAATTGAGCGGAGCAAGAGTTAGCTTTGAACCCGTTGATGCAGGCGATCGCTCCTCCGGAGACCAGATCCTAGATCTGGAACGTCTTGAACGAATTTCTCAAGGAGATTCGGTTTTTCGGAAAGAGCTGCTAGAAACATTTATTGAAGAACTCCAAACCCATCTCGTATCACTCCAAAGCGTTTTCTTAGAAGACTTGGCGACCCTCAAACAAGAAGCGCATTATATTAAAGGTGCGAGTGGGAATGTCGGAGCTCAAAAAATTTGTAGTATTGCCGCCCAATTGGAGCGAGACGCCAAGCAAGGT
- a CDS encoding PAS domain S-box protein, with product MTTGMNPLLEKLLAPRCLEYLIVNRDGIILEKSPQVHRFAESPEQVKEGRDARGGYPELIGIEQVFIDILDGRCNSFELQGINRCSEREGILYLDFWIVANSQDNLPPDRLFVFFGDATERMVLRQTFVQRENDAYLLLHKLNSAKSALDKIFQTALDPIIVCTSNGLIKKTNKATWELFQYSELELIGKPFKDIISTNIHRLEAVNSAPSSGTEEEAYYLRKTEIEVICQSKKGEEIAVGFSRGVIRNEEGEIEELVYIGRDLTERKRSSAAIAKMNAALAQRVEERTRTLQQTIVQLESEIGDRQRAEAALQKEREFLNALLNNLQDSIVACDADGTLSVLNRASQEVYGLPEQPLSVTQWGEHFQFYHAEESTPMPIEQTPLYRAWQGEPVCEQEMEILPKQGKKRILVANGQALVNAEGENLGAVVAMQDITARKQAEKALQNIISGTAAVTGEEFFPVLVQHLASALGVPYVLLSQLEGTEEKQLKTLAFWGGDRLADNFEYELCGTPCEVVIEEARLCHYPDRLQELFPNAPALATINAVGYLGVPLFDPQNRPIGNLCIIHDQPLEVEPEAHAILNVFASRAAAELQRKWAEDALKSANDELERRVQERTRELSETLNSLQGEIAERQKTEAALRRSEERWQLAIKGTSDGIWDWDLKCDRVFLSARGQEMLGYESQDQFHPFAEWESRIHPDDLETCRQAMQAHLSNTGSSYSQEHRARSQDGGYKWILTRGQAQWDEAGNPIRMTGSHTDITDRKQADEERRKFVALVENSKDFIGMATLEGKAIYVNEAGRLQVGLDSLEQVYQTEMSHYLSPETCRQYQEVAIPTVMETGYWQGETKLRHFKTGECFDMETSLFLVKHPERGEPICFATIQRDISDRKRAEAAILASENKYRSVVENLSEVIFQRDQRGYLTFLNPAWTDITGFTVAESVGQPFLSFVHPDDRPSFLKAFESLLNSEQDSVRHEARFLTKEGNYRWVEVQKRLNINDRNDYIGTAGSLNDITDRKRIEQVREQERQQLRQIITNAPVAMAMFDTQMRYLAYSNCWLKDYALEGQSLLGQSYYDHLPETENIKAIHQGALQGEVLSRPEESFELGDGTQLYLRWAVQPWYRSEHQIGGIIIVTQVINELVQAREQALQASRMKSQFLANMSHEIRTPMNGVIGMTDLLLKTSLSSQQQDFVNILKTSSQNLLILINDILDFSKLEAGEMRLDGIEFNLSRCIEETIDLLATQAQSKQLELLYLVDSEIPPTLIGDPTRLRQVLMNLTGNALKFTENGEVVVHASLQVQTPTTTTLHFEVRDTGIGINAQDQHKLFQSFSQVDASTTRKYGGTGLGLAICKQLVTLMGGEIGVDSAVGAGSCFWFTATFETVPGGVKVLPELLLAPRDWRLLVMDHNATSRQMICAYLESWHLQGEAVGNSSEAIAALHKASTQGNPYSLVLIDLQNAQSDGETLAKTLIYDPSFSKLKWVVMVSIHQHELVKRLLKKGAAGYLLKPIKASRLLEGLTQALHGQPSGVSPSLFLQEDSGRSSPVFEPVKNLKILLVEDTPINQKVILNQLKVLGYAADCVENGQEALDCLAEQDYDIVLMDCLMPVLDGYKTTKALRDREGSSHHTPIIAMTANAMKGDREKCLDAGMDDYLSKPVDIDELAALLRHWGETISGVPQTLSPPTEPPTLPDQFTPSASLDEIPVDLDRLHEISRGDEEFELELLETFMEDAVVYFEDIKHSIQTQDWVALGRRAHQLKGGSATVAVLSMPNIAREIESQANQERHEGLEELVAELEIIFTRLHRFIATLKEEA from the coding sequence ATGACTACTGGCATGAATCCCCTATTAGAAAAACTTTTAGCCCCTCGCTGCTTAGAGTATCTGATCGTGAATCGGGATGGGATCATCTTAGAAAAATCCCCCCAAGTCCATCGCTTTGCCGAGAGTCCCGAACAAGTCAAGGAGGGACGGGATGCCAGAGGGGGATATCCTGAGTTAATTGGCATCGAACAGGTGTTTATCGATATCCTGGACGGGCGGTGTAATAGTTTTGAATTACAAGGCATCAATCGCTGTTCGGAGCGTGAGGGGATTTTGTATCTGGATTTTTGGATTGTAGCCAACTCCCAGGATAACCTTCCCCCCGATCGCTTATTTGTATTTTTTGGGGATGCCACGGAACGGATGGTCTTACGACAAACCTTCGTCCAGCGAGAAAATGACGCTTATCTATTATTACATAAACTGAATTCCGCGAAATCAGCCTTAGATAAAATTTTTCAAACTGCCCTTGACCCCATTATTGTCTGTACTTCAAACGGATTAATCAAAAAAACTAACAAAGCTACTTGGGAATTATTCCAGTACAGCGAACTAGAGTTAATTGGTAAACCCTTCAAGGATATTATTTCAACCAATATTCACCGTTTAGAAGCGGTGAATTCTGCTCCGTCCTCGGGGACAGAAGAAGAGGCTTATTATCTGAGGAAAACCGAAATAGAAGTCATTTGCCAAAGTAAAAAAGGAGAAGAAATAGCAGTCGGATTTTCCCGAGGGGTAATCCGCAACGAAGAGGGGGAAATCGAAGAATTAGTCTATATCGGACGGGATCTGACCGAACGGAAGCGGTCCTCGGCAGCGATCGCCAAAATGAATGCCGCCTTAGCCCAGCGAGTCGAGGAACGAACCCGGACTTTGCAGCAAACCATCGTCCAACTCGAAAGCGAAATTGGCGATCGCCAAAGGGCCGAAGCCGCCTTGCAAAAAGAACGAGAATTTCTCAACGCCTTACTCAACAACCTCCAAGACAGCATCGTCGCTTGTGACGCCGATGGTACCCTGAGCGTTTTAAACCGAGCCAGCCAAGAAGTCTACGGACTGCCGGAACAGCCCTTATCTGTCACCCAATGGGGGGAACACTTTCAGTTTTACCATGCTGAGGAGAGTACCCCCATGCCCATTGAACAGACCCCCTTGTATCGAGCATGGCAGGGAGAACCCGTCTGTGAGCAGGAAATGGAAATCCTGCCAAAACAGGGCAAAAAGCGGATTTTAGTCGCCAACGGACAGGCCCTAGTCAATGCTGAGGGAGAAAACCTTGGGGCGGTGGTCGCCATGCAGGATATCACAGCGCGGAAACAAGCCGAAAAAGCCCTGCAAAACATCATCTCTGGGACCGCTGCGGTTACCGGAGAAGAATTTTTCCCCGTGTTGGTGCAACATCTGGCCAGCGCCCTAGGAGTCCCTTACGTTTTACTCTCCCAACTGGAGGGGACCGAAGAGAAACAATTAAAAACCTTAGCCTTTTGGGGTGGCGATCGCCTTGCGGACAACTTCGAGTATGAACTGTGCGGCACCCCCTGTGAAGTCGTCATCGAGGAAGCCCGACTCTGCCACTACCCCGATCGCCTCCAGGAACTCTTCCCCAATGCTCCAGCCCTCGCCACCATCAATGCCGTTGGCTATCTTGGCGTTCCCCTCTTCGACCCCCAGAACCGGCCCATCGGAAACCTCTGCATTATCCACGACCAACCCCTAGAAGTAGAGCCAGAAGCCCACGCCATTCTCAACGTCTTTGCCTCCCGCGCCGCCGCCGAACTGCAACGCAAATGGGCTGAGGACGCCCTCAAGAGCGCCAATGATGAATTAGAACGCCGAGTCCAAGAACGCACCCGAGAGCTATCAGAAACCCTCAATAGCCTGCAAGGTGAAATCGCCGAACGCCAGAAAACCGAAGCCGCCTTGCGTCGGAGTGAAGAACGGTGGCAGCTTGCCATCAAAGGCACCTCCGATGGCATCTGGGACTGGGATTTGAAGTGCGATCGGGTCTTCCTTTCCGCTCGGGGTCAGGAAATGCTCGGATATGAATCCCAAGACCAATTTCATCCCTTTGCAGAATGGGAAAGTCGCATTCATCCCGATGACCTAGAAACCTGCCGCCAAGCCATGCAAGCCCACCTGTCCAATACCGGGTCCTCCTACTCCCAAGAACATCGGGCCAGGAGCCAAGACGGTGGATATAAATGGATTTTGACTCGGGGTCAAGCCCAGTGGGACGAAGCCGGAAACCCAATCCGCATGACAGGTTCCCATACCGACATCACCGATCGCAAACAAGCCGATGAAGAACGCCGCAAATTTGTCGCCCTCGTTGAGAACAGCAAAGACTTTATCGGTATGGCCACCTTAGAAGGGAAAGCCATTTACGTCAACGAAGCCGGTCGCCTCCAGGTGGGACTCGATTCCCTCGAACAGGTCTACCAAACCGAAATGTCCCACTACCTGAGCCCAGAAACCTGTAGGCAATATCAAGAGGTCGCCATTCCCACCGTCATGGAAACCGGCTATTGGCAGGGGGAAACCAAACTGCGTCACTTTAAAACCGGCGAATGCTTTGATATGGAAACCAGTTTATTTCTAGTCAAACATCCGGAACGGGGTGAGCCAATATGTTTCGCCACCATTCAACGGGATATTAGCGATCGCAAACGGGCCGAAGCCGCCATTTTAGCCAGCGAAAACAAATATCGCTCCGTTGTCGAAAATTTAAGCGAAGTAATTTTCCAACGGGATCAACGCGGTTACTTAACCTTCCTCAACCCCGCTTGGACCGACATCACCGGATTTACCGTCGCTGAAAGTGTTGGCCAACCTTTCCTCTCCTTTGTTCACCCAGACGATCGACCCAGTTTTTTAAAAGCCTTTGAATCCCTCCTCAACAGCGAACAAGATTCCGTGCGCCACGAAGCCCGATTCCTCACCAAAGAGGGCAATTATCGCTGGGTAGAAGTTCAGAAACGCTTAAATATTAACGATCGCAATGACTACATTGGCACCGCCGGTTCTCTCAACGATATTACCGATCGCAAGCGCATCGAACAAGTCCGCGAACAGGAACGGCAACAGTTACGACAAATTATTACCAATGCCCCAGTCGCAATGGCCATGTTTGATACTCAAATGCGCTATCTGGCCTATAGCAACTGTTGGTTAAAAGATTACGCCCTGGAGGGACAATCTCTCCTGGGCCAATCCTATTACGATCACTTGCCCGAAACCGAAAACATCAAAGCTATTCATCAGGGCGCACTCCAAGGAGAAGTCCTCTCCCGACCGGAAGAGAGTTTTGAACTCGGCGATGGAACTCAACTTTATCTGCGTTGGGCTGTCCAACCTTGGTACCGCTCCGAACATCAAATCGGGGGCATCATCATCGTCACTCAAGTGATTAATGAATTGGTTCAAGCCCGAGAACAGGCCCTGCAAGCCTCCCGAATGAAATCTCAATTCCTCGCCAACATGAGTCACGAAATTAGAACCCCCATGAATGGCGTGATTGGCATGACCGATTTACTCCTAAAAACTTCTCTGTCTTCCCAACAGCAGGATTTTGTCAACATCCTGAAAACCAGCAGTCAAAATTTGCTAATTTTAATTAATGATATCCTTGATTTTTCTAAACTCGAAGCCGGAGAAATGCGCCTGGATGGCATTGAGTTTAATTTAAGCCGCTGTATCGAAGAAACCATTGATTTGCTGGCAACTCAGGCACAAAGTAAGCAACTAGAATTACTGTATCTGGTAGATTCAGAAATTCCCCCCACCTTAATCGGAGACCCGACTCGGCTGCGTCAAGTCTTAATGAACCTGACGGGAAATGCCTTGAAATTTACGGAGAATGGTGAAGTGGTGGTTCACGCTTCCTTGCAGGTTCAAACCCCCACCACCACTACCCTGCATTTTGAAGTCCGGGATACGGGAATTGGCATCAATGCCCAGGACCAACATAAATTATTTCAATCCTTTTCCCAAGTGGATGCCTCAACGACGCGAAAATATGGAGGCACAGGGTTAGGATTAGCGATTTGCAAGCAATTGGTGACATTAATGGGGGGTGAGATTGGAGTGGACAGTGCCGTGGGGGCCGGTTCCTGCTTCTGGTTTACGGCGACCTTTGAAACCGTGCCGGGTGGGGTGAAAGTGCTGCCGGAATTACTGTTGGCTCCTCGGGATTGGCGCTTGTTGGTTATGGACCACAATGCCACGAGTCGGCAGATGATTTGTGCCTATTTAGAGTCTTGGCATCTTCAGGGTGAGGCGGTGGGGAATTCATCGGAGGCGATCGCCGCTTTGCACAAGGCTTCTACCCAAGGCAATCCTTATTCTCTGGTTTTAATTGACCTCCAAAATGCTCAATCCGATGGGGAAACTCTAGCAAAAACCCTGATTTATGACCCCAGTTTCTCCAAGCTCAAATGGGTTGTCATGGTGTCAATTCATCAACATGAATTGGTCAAACGCCTCCTTAAAAAAGGGGCGGCGGGTTATTTACTCAAGCCGATTAAAGCCTCTCGCTTATTAGAAGGGTTGACTCAAGCCCTGCACGGGCAACCCTCGGGGGTTTCTCCTTCGTTATTTCTCCAGGAAGATTCCGGTAGATCTAGTCCGGTATTTGAACCTGTGAAGAATCTGAAAATTTTATTGGTGGAAGATACTCCAATTAACCAAAAAGTGATTTTAAACCAGCTCAAGGTGCTGGGGTATGCTGCCGACTGTGTGGAGAATGGACAGGAAGCGCTCGACTGTCTGGCAGAGCAAGACTATGATATTGTTCTGATGGATTGTTTGATGCCGGTTTTGGATGGGTATAAAACCACAAAAGCGTTGCGCGATCGCGAAGGCTCCTCTCATCATACTCCCATCATTGCCATGACTGCCAATGCCATGAAAGGCGATCGGGAAAAATGTTTAGACGCCGGAATGGATGACTATCTCAGTAAACCTGTGGATATCGACGAGTTAGCTGCCCTGTTGCGTCACTGGGGAGAAACAATCAGTGGTGTTCCACAGACCCTTTCCCCTCCAACCGAACCGCCAACACTCCCTGATCAATTCACTCCCTCTGCTTCCCTGGATGAAATTCCCGTTGATCTCGATCGCCTCCATGAAATTTCTCGGGGAGATGAAGAGTTTGAGTTAGAACTCCTCGAAACTTTTATGGAAGATGCGGTGGTTTATTTCGAGGATATCAAGCACTCTATACAGACTCAAGATTGGGTTGCCTTAGGCCGTCGCGCTCATCAGCTCAAGGGCGGATCGGCGACCGTTGCTGTCCTCTCTATGCCCAATATTGCCCGTGAAATTGAATCTCAAGCCAATCAGGAGCGCCACGAGGGTCTGGAAGAGTTGGTGGCTGAATTAGAGATAATTTTCACCCGTCTTCACCGCTTTATTGCCACCCTCAAGGAAGAAGCCTAG